One stretch of Halapricum desulfuricans DNA includes these proteins:
- a CDS encoding DUF1918 domain-containing protein, giving the protein MSFEEDDRVILHDEHSDHDGEVGTVTQKMETMFGDANYVVSFEEGQEQGVPEDNLEPAEEDDESDEDD; this is encoded by the coding sequence ATGAGCTTCGAAGAAGACGACCGCGTCATTCTACACGACGAGCACAGCGACCACGACGGCGAAGTCGGGACCGTCACCCAGAAGATGGAGACGATGTTCGGCGACGCCAACTACGTCGTCAGTTTCGAGGAAGGCCAAGAGCAGGGCGTGCCCGAGGACAACCTCGAACCCGCCGAGGAAGACGACGAGAGCGACGAAGACGACTGA
- a CDS encoding RNA-binding protein, translating to MSSVPLHYIDLRAFCYATEDDRRVESALRTLLPEEFELQRLENEGHHGDRILVFSARVENADEMRVVLDRLGELPADQRQRLRSELDERVTDNTELFLTLDKQAAFGGDVRLGDGITVRAKVEAYPATKDAAVENARDVLESI from the coding sequence ATGTCGTCGGTCCCGCTTCACTACATCGACCTCCGCGCGTTCTGCTACGCGACGGAAGACGACAGGCGCGTCGAGAGCGCGCTCCGGACGCTGCTCCCCGAAGAGTTCGAGCTTCAGCGACTGGAAAACGAGGGGCATCACGGCGATCGGATCCTCGTCTTCTCGGCACGGGTCGAGAACGCCGACGAGATGCGGGTCGTGCTGGATCGGCTCGGCGAGTTGCCCGCCGACCAGCGCCAGCGACTGCGGTCGGAACTCGACGAGCGGGTTACCGACAACACCGAACTGTTTCTGACCCTCGACAAGCAGGCGGCGTTCGGCGGCGACGTCCGGCTCGGCGACGGGATCACGGTCCGCGCGAAAGTCGAGGCCTATCCCGCCACGAAGGACGCCGCCGTCGAGAACGCGCGCGACGTGCTCGAATCGATCTAA